The following proteins come from a genomic window of Halobellus litoreus:
- a CDS encoding CPBP family glutamic-type intramembrane protease, whose translation MGAPLSVWVAAVLVPIALYVGALVVFIVFGGGFDRTGVLPAAAIPAIAFATLIRGGLEEPGWRGLALPVLQRRIGALQASLVIGVVWALWHVPLFLMPGSSQAGTPFWLYAPIVVGISVIASWLYNAAGGRVLVPVVFHTLSNAVSVTTATGVIGDEVVSQIGLLIVVWVVVAVLVWRYGTERLASKPLPDGGLDFATFDDSHDRGPKPSP comes from the coding sequence TCGGCGCGCTCGTGGTGTTCATCGTCTTCGGTGGCGGGTTCGACCGTACCGGCGTCCTGCCGGCCGCGGCGATCCCGGCGATCGCGTTCGCGACGCTCATCCGGGGTGGACTGGAGGAACCTGGGTGGCGCGGACTCGCCCTTCCCGTCCTCCAGCGACGCATCGGTGCGCTCCAGGCGAGTCTCGTCATCGGCGTCGTCTGGGCACTCTGGCACGTCCCCCTGTTCCTGATGCCCGGGAGTTCACAGGCGGGAACGCCGTTCTGGTTGTACGCGCCGATCGTCGTCGGCATCAGTGTCATCGCATCGTGGCTCTACAACGCCGCTGGCGGACGCGTGCTGGTCCCGGTCGTCTTCCACACGCTTTCGAACGCCGTGTCCGTCACGACAGCCACCGGAGTGATCGGTGACGAAGTCGTCTCGCAGATCGGTCTTCTGATCGTCGTCTGGGTGGTCGTGGCGGTCCTCGTCTGGCGGTATGGGACCGAACGACTCGCCTCGAAGCCGCTTCCCGATGGAGGACTCGACTTCGCCACGTTCGATGACTCACACGACCGCGGACCGAAACCTAGTCCATGA
- a CDS encoding TspO/MBR family protein produces MVSFPARFREFPRDRPLLALAIAVLTVEIVGASGSIFTVQGLGTWYDTLQQPAFAPPNWVFGPVWTTLFALIGVALWLVWRQVDSSPREARLGFGVFVLHFIFNLGWSAVFFGMQEIGWGLVVIGILWLLIVATMWAFDRVDRRAALLLVPYLLWVSFAAYLNYRFWVLN; encoded by the coding sequence ATGGTCTCGTTCCCGGCTCGTTTCCGCGAATTTCCACGCGACCGCCCGCTCCTCGCCCTCGCGATCGCTGTCCTGACTGTCGAAATTGTCGGCGCTTCCGGGTCCATCTTCACCGTTCAGGGACTCGGCACGTGGTACGATACCCTTCAGCAGCCCGCGTTTGCACCACCGAACTGGGTGTTTGGGCCCGTCTGGACTACCCTGTTCGCGCTCATCGGCGTCGCGCTGTGGCTCGTCTGGCGACAGGTCGATTCATCACCCCGGGAGGCTCGACTCGGGTTCGGCGTGTTCGTGCTCCACTTCATCTTCAATCTGGGCTGGTCGGCGGTCTTCTTCGGAATGCAGGAGATCGGTTGGGGACTGGTCGTGATCGGAATCCTCTGGCTACTCATCGTCGCAACGATGTGGGCCTTCGACCGCGTTGACCGGCGAGCAGCACTCCTCCTCGTGCCGTATCTCCTGTGGGTTTCGTTCGCTGCGTATCTCAACTACCGGTTCTGGGTATTGAATTAG
- a CDS encoding DUF998 domain-containing protein has translation MTQFETRERTTLSIRGLALDSRKLAGTFFLVLAAQFMTVIMLAAAMVPGYDFRAAAISDLGVFPETALLFNTSLVLVGVLNLAGGYLFYRTHGKRWLVTIFALAGVGAVGAGFFPLDTGGLHGLFALLAFLFFNVQALGTATRLRGAMRALSVLAGGVGLVFVVLMALGDAGNAAAFGPIGHGGTERMIVYPVMLWLVAFGGYLLAKSEGPDVPTQRSA, from the coding sequence ATGACGCAATTCGAAACCCGCGAACGAACCACCCTCTCGATTCGAGGACTGGCGCTCGACAGCCGAAAGCTCGCAGGGACGTTCTTCCTCGTCCTCGCCGCCCAGTTCATGACAGTCATCATGCTCGCGGCCGCGATGGTCCCCGGCTACGACTTTCGGGCCGCCGCCATCAGTGACCTCGGTGTGTTCCCCGAGACGGCGCTCCTGTTCAACACGTCGCTGGTACTCGTCGGTGTGCTGAACCTCGCGGGTGGGTACCTCTTCTACCGCACCCACGGCAAGCGATGGCTGGTGACGATCTTCGCCCTCGCCGGTGTCGGCGCGGTCGGTGCCGGGTTCTTTCCGCTCGACACCGGCGGGCTCCACGGCCTGTTCGCGCTGCTGGCGTTCCTATTCTTCAACGTCCAGGCGCTCGGAACGGCCACGCGACTCCGCGGTGCGATGCGAGCCCTGTCGGTCCTCGCGGGCGGCGTGGGCCTCGTCTTCGTCGTGCTGATGGCGCTCGGCGACGCCGGCAACGCAGCGGCATTCGGACCCATCGGCCACGGTGGGACCGAGCGGATGATCGTCTATCCCGTGATGCTCTGGCTGGTCGCATTCGGCGGCTACCTGCTCGCGAAGAGCGAAGGGCCGGACGTCCCCACCCAGCGATCTGCGTGA